Proteins encoded by one window of Mesorhizobium sp. INR15:
- a CDS encoding ATP-binding cassette domain-containing protein — protein sequence MSVWFLGAVALAGLTPAALTFNFHVPAAFIRLFALTRTAAKYGERVVGHRAALTDQVLRRSTLFAAMAAAPSVRKSGWQLGNQDRLADYLDDVEDVDYARLRVSLPSATLGIAILLLIAATLWMTPLAMVPILLLIAVNMVGVRFLASRAKTDLAAIRQSRQQASRLLGAAIQAVVPLQGERRWGSMLDEPFDGYANAQMRTLVLRHGQALLDMLANCLAPCAMLSILVSAWLSGLRGEALLPPALLAFAWLAVAESVLGASKIVVAFAREKTARAALAKWDAPDSLTRKHVAERISSLTLDRLPRHAPDGRLIGRPISATLKAGRPTVLHGASGCGKTSLLKQVAGWLDAREECVLGDGIELSVDARRAMSCFCAHDATVLADTVRENLFAPHASDDELWRALDAVELQGRIRAAGGLDGWITQDVLSLGEAQRLNLARAWLSDRPVMLLDEPTEHLAAEQGKRILDALLQRLRQRIVIVSSHDELTPTGATAVRLQ from the coding sequence GTGTCCGTTTGGTTTCTCGGCGCTGTTGCACTGGCGGGCCTGACGCCCGCCGCCTTGACGTTCAACTTCCATGTGCCGGCCGCATTCATACGCCTGTTCGCCCTGACGCGGACGGCGGCCAAATATGGCGAGCGCGTTGTCGGCCATCGGGCGGCGCTCACCGATCAGGTTCTGCGCCGCTCGACGCTGTTCGCCGCGATGGCGGCAGCACCGTCCGTGCGCAAGTCTGGCTGGCAGCTCGGCAATCAGGACCGTCTTGCCGACTATCTCGACGACGTCGAGGACGTGGATTATGCGCGCCTGCGCGTCAGCCTGCCGTCAGCGACGCTTGGCATAGCCATTTTATTGCTTATCGCCGCGACTTTATGGATGACGCCGCTGGCGATGGTGCCGATCCTGCTCCTCATCGCCGTAAACATGGTCGGGGTTCGCTTCCTGGCAAGCCGAGCCAAAACCGATCTGGCGGCCATCCGCCAAAGCAGGCAACAGGCCTCCCGTCTGCTCGGCGCCGCGATACAGGCCGTGGTGCCTTTGCAGGGCGAACGCCGCTGGGGCTCGATGCTCGACGAGCCGTTTGACGGTTACGCCAATGCCCAGATGCGCACGTTGGTGCTTCGCCACGGGCAGGCGCTGCTCGACATGCTGGCCAACTGCCTCGCACCTTGTGCAATGCTGAGCATTCTGGTGTCCGCCTGGTTGTCAGGTCTGCGTGGCGAAGCACTGCTGCCGCCTGCCCTACTGGCCTTCGCCTGGCTGGCCGTCGCTGAATCCGTGTTGGGCGCATCGAAGATCGTCGTCGCCTTCGCGCGCGAGAAAACAGCTCGGGCGGCTCTGGCTAAATGGGACGCGCCGGACAGTCTAACGCGCAAGCATGTTGCGGAACGGATTTCGTCGTTGACGTTGGACCGATTGCCACGCCACGCACCGGATGGCCGGCTGATCGGCAGGCCAATCAGCGCGACCCTCAAGGCCGGCAGGCCAACTGTCCTGCATGGTGCCAGTGGCTGCGGCAAGACCTCCCTGTTGAAGCAGGTCGCTGGCTGGCTCGACGCCAGGGAAGAATGCGTCCTGGGCGATGGTATCGAACTCAGTGTGGATGCGCGCCGCGCCATGAGTTGCTTCTGCGCCCACGATGCCACGGTTCTAGCCGACACAGTGCGCGAGAACCTGTTTGCCCCGCACGCCAGCGACGATGAGTTGTGGCGCGCGCTGGACGCAGTGGAACTCCAGGGCCGGATCAGGGCCGCTGGCGGCCTTGACGGATGGATCACGCAAGATGTGCTGTCACTCGGTGAGGCGCAAAGGCTGAACCTCGCCCGCGCATGGCTTTCCGACAGGCCCGTCATGCTCCTGGACGAACCTACCGAGCATCTCGCGGCCGAACAGGGCAAGCGCATCCTCGATGCGCTGCTGCAGCGGCTGCGGCAACGCATCGTCATCGTCTCGAGCCATGACGAACTGACACCGACAGGGGCCACGGCGGTTAGGTTGCAGTGA
- a CDS encoding ABC transporter transmembrane domain-containing protein — protein sequence MLKVALTRLDKRPTDAANSEAPTLGRTLRVAHGLAAPGLRSTLALQAARAVLRLAFIGLAAMFVGEMISGRANWPLLGAALASLILGSVIGLVADRAVTNTELKVANGLLETMRGALAAASSGDIQAMPLGTLIAGLQRYPQAVAGLAVGHRLASIMLGLGPLLAAAAIMAISWEAALALIVLTPVMIVFFVLIGGAIRSGAEAQEKAFGRLAAQFADRIRTLPTIQGNHALMRERRKLAARLDTYASGTMSVLRIAFLNSGIIDFFSSLSIAILAVFLGLGHLKLISVPGFADLQLWQSLSILMIAPEYFVPFRRYAEQYHAKAEGFAAATALDTLVLAGRPQSPAFEAAKAIRDLVDATSPLPRTGLVAITGPSGSGKSTLLRHLAGIGFAPSIQPDVDARPDVAWCSTDIYVPEGTLGAAIAWQNGPCCRTRLLLAAGNVGLLDDMLLPGGLDALIKAGGENLSGGQRLRIGLARALISGRAIFADEPTAKLDPANAAMVRHALVEAARTWLVLVATHDRSLALLAGRTIDLGVGDRQARERAG from the coding sequence ATGCTCAAAGTCGCTCTGACTCGTCTCGACAAACGCCCAACGGACGCAGCCAATTCCGAGGCGCCCACCCTCGGCAGGACGCTCCGCGTCGCGCACGGGCTGGCCGCTCCCGGCTTGCGTTCTACCCTTGCATTGCAGGCAGCGCGCGCTGTGCTGCGGCTTGCCTTCATCGGCCTGGCGGCCATGTTCGTGGGCGAGATGATCTCTGGCCGAGCCAACTGGCCGCTGCTCGGCGCGGCCTTGGCGAGCTTGATCCTCGGCTCGGTCATCGGCCTGGTGGCCGACCGCGCTGTCACCAATACGGAACTGAAAGTCGCCAACGGCCTGCTTGAGACGATGCGCGGCGCCCTCGCCGCGGCTTCTTCCGGCGATATCCAGGCGATGCCGCTCGGAACATTGATCGCAGGGCTTCAACGCTATCCGCAAGCCGTGGCAGGCTTGGCGGTCGGACATCGCCTTGCGTCGATCATGCTGGGGTTAGGCCCCCTACTTGCCGCAGCCGCGATCATGGCCATCTCGTGGGAGGCGGCGCTGGCACTCATCGTGCTGACCCCCGTGATGATTGTCTTCTTCGTCCTCATCGGCGGTGCGATCCGCAGCGGCGCCGAGGCGCAGGAGAAGGCCTTCGGTCGCCTCGCCGCCCAGTTCGCCGATCGCATCCGCACCTTGCCGACAATCCAGGGGAACCATGCGCTCATGCGCGAAAGGCGCAAGCTCGCGGCGCGGCTGGACACTTATGCCTCAGGCACGATGAGCGTGCTCAGGATCGCCTTCCTCAACTCCGGCATCATCGATTTCTTCTCGTCGCTGTCGATCGCAATCCTCGCTGTGTTTCTCGGCCTCGGACATCTCAAGCTCATCAGCGTCCCAGGCTTTGCCGACCTTCAGCTCTGGCAAAGCCTGTCCATCCTCATGATCGCGCCGGAGTATTTTGTCCCGTTCCGCCGTTACGCCGAGCAGTATCACGCCAAGGCAGAGGGCTTCGCCGCCGCGACCGCGCTCGATACGCTTGTGCTGGCAGGTCGTCCGCAATCCCCGGCTTTCGAAGCCGCCAAAGCCATCCGCGACCTGGTCGATGCGACATCGCCTCTGCCACGGACCGGACTGGTGGCCATCACCGGACCGAGCGGATCGGGCAAATCCACCCTGCTGCGCCACCTCGCCGGGATCGGCTTCGCGCCATCCATCCAACCGGATGTCGATGCCCGGCCGGACGTCGCATGGTGCTCTACCGATATCTATGTGCCGGAAGGCACGCTTGGCGCCGCCATCGCGTGGCAAAACGGTCCCTGTTGCCGAACCCGGCTGCTGCTTGCGGCAGGCAATGTCGGCCTTCTCGACGACATGCTTCTGCCGGGCGGGCTTGATGCGTTGATCAAGGCTGGCGGTGAAAACCTATCTGGTGGGCAACGGCTGCGTATCGGCCTGGCGCGCGCGCTGATTTCGGGCCGCGCTATTTTCGCCGACGAGCCAACCGCCAAGCTTGACCCCGCCAATGCCGCGATGGTGCGCCACGCGCTTGTGGAGGCGGCGCGCACCTGGCTCGTGCTGGTGGCCACGCATGACAGGAGCCTGGCCTTGCTTGCCGGGAGAACGATCGACCTCGGGGTGGGCGACAGGCAAGCACGGGAGCGAGCCGGATGA